Proteins from a single region of Anastrepha ludens isolate Willacy chromosome 5, idAnaLude1.1, whole genome shotgun sequence:
- the LOC128864819 gene encoding neural-cadherin-like codes for MAARCLPVPQRGHPLYCSETRDSVTVPRINTRLSSIRSYNIASHFFPTSRSLSRDYVLAIAICMLLTYIRVTQAHMATPTVSNDDGRMPATVGISAANAARMLAGSGGSASSEYSLVLPHDTYPGFSIKKFKTVPLNKSTSSLKATTSSSASSAPVGAYHMLAGDYSKYFTVLDDGVVMTTSDISPLVNRPVNLVVVEETPNATNTHNLQLFVMHRSDMLRFPGTMLDASGEVRENRPAGTRVRGIPLMQALSGTAAPDANAGASKKVRYTIIDGNDDQAFALQTRKSDKGSEISVDTILVDNDGETGVWLVTNRPLDRETKAHYDLSVQAADIDGLDKTVSKIQVTVLDENDNRPIFKSTDYKFAIAGQKSTSLEGNSSTTWKRFSILGKVEATDADGDKIAYRLNAPSNIVIIVPQTGEIMLADQPQTSELLIEVEAHDLRYPSLISKQPAKVLLEFLAPEPVSFIMQHLEHDAVNEHSHHREKRRVTRAVRPTKRIEFTEADGDTEGKSVFQLEKETDKETFKIRDDNPWVTVETNGAVRVKKKWDYEELGPEKTIDFWVIITNIGQHVKDNKNNHEKRHEERHENHH; via the exons ATGGCGGCGCGTTGCTTACCCGTGCCACAGCGGGGGCATCCGCTTTACTGCAGTGAAACGCGCGATTCCGTTACGGTTCCTCGAATAAACACGCGTCTTTCGTCAATTCGTTCGTATAATATCGCGTCGCATTTCTTCCCTACGTCGCGTTCGTTATCACGCGATTATGTACTTGCCATCGCCATCTGCATGTTGCTCACGTATATCCGCGTTACGCAAGCGCATATGGCCACCCCAACTGTGTCCAACGACGACGGTCGTATGCCTGCAACGGTTGGCATTTCGGCGGCTAATGCTGCGCGTATGTTGGCTGGTAGTGGTGGCTCGGCCAGCAGCGAATACTCGCTTGTGTTGCCACATGATACTTATCCGGGTTTTAGCATTAAGAAATTCAAAACAGTGCCCCTGAACAAATCGACCTCGTCGTTGAAGGCAACAACTTCTTCCTCAGCATCATCAGCGCCTGTGGGTGCTTATCATATGCTCGCCGGTGATTACTCGAAATATTTTACAGTGCTCGATGATGGCGTCGTTATGACCACTTCCGACATCTCACCACTAGTCAATCGTCCGGTGAATCTGGTTGTGGTCGAGGAGACGCCCAACGCCACCAACACGCACAATTTGCAGCTTTTTGTGATGCATCGCAGCGATATGCTGCGCTTTCCGGGCACTATGCTGGATGCAAGCGGTGAGGTGCGTGAGAATCGGCCCGCAGGCACACGTGTACGCGGCATACCACTGATGCAAGCCTTGAGCGGCACTGCGGCGCCAGACGCTAATGCTGGTGCATCGAAAAAGGTGCGTTACACTATCATCGATGGTAATGACGATCAAGCGTTTGCCTTGCAGACACGTAAATCGGATAAAGGTAGTGAAATAAGCGTGGACACGATTTTGGTAGATAACGATGGCGAGACTGGTGTGTGGTTGGTCACCAATCGGCCACTGGATCGTGAAACAAAGGCGCACTATGATCTCTCCGTACAAGCCGCAGATATTGATGGGCTCGATAAGACCGTCTCGAAGATACAAGTGACTGTGCTGGATGAAAATGATAATCGCCCTATATTCAAGTCGACTGATTACAAATTCGCCATTGCCGGCCAGAAGTCCACTAGCTTGGAAGGTAACTCGTCCACGACCTGGAAACGCTTCAGCATTTTGGGTAAAGTTGAAGCCACCGATGCTGATGGCGACAAGATTGCCTATCGTCTAAATGCGCCAAGCAACATTGTCATCATTGTGCCACAAACTGGTGAAATTATGTTAGCCGATCAACCACAAACTTCCGAATTGCTGATCGAAGTGGAAGCGCACGATTTACGCTACCCCAGTTTGATAAGCAAGCAACCGGCCAAAGTTTTGCTTGAGTTTTTAGCACCCGAACCGGTCTCTTTTATTATGCAACACTTGGAGCACGATGCGGTCAATGAGCATTCGCATCATCGCGAAAAGCGTCGGGTAACGCGCGCGGTACGCCCGACCAAACGTATCGAGTTTACCGAGGCAGATGGCGATACCGAAGGTAAATCCGTCTTCCAGCTGGAGAAGGAGACCGATAAGGAAACCTTTAAAATACGTGACGACAATCCATGGGTAACGGTCGAAACGAATGGCGCGGTGCGTGTGAAAAAGAAGTGGGACTATGAAGAATTGGGACCGGagaaaacaatcgatttttggGTGATCATCACAAATATTGGACAACACG taaaagataataaaaacaatcatGAAAAGCGTCATGAAGAGCGCCATGAAAATCATCATTAA